The Clostridia bacterium genome contains a region encoding:
- a CDS encoding NADH-quinone oxidoreductase subunit B family protein encodes MDQELKLAELKARLKKVIKRSVYIYRVDCGGCNGCEIEIFAAISPVYDPERLGMKVVSSPRHADVLLYTGPMTRAMRLPAIRAYQAAPDPKIVVAYGACGCSGGIFHDCYSVWGGADSIFPIDVYIPGCPPTPAATLYGMAIALDLLQQKIKGEQFVEREVTRVVPRYKGVCPDLARDIEREARRLSGYLHGRRIAAQYLEFVREGDPLAVDRKIKELIKQEKDPRLAEIFLSLHKIYMQKVERVGRNAG; translated from the coding sequence ATGGACCAGGAGTTAAAGCTGGCAGAGCTGAAGGCAAGGCTTAAGAAAGTCATCAAGCGATCTGTCTATATCTACCGGGTGGACTGTGGAGGGTGTAATGGATGTGAGATTGAAATTTTTGCTGCTATCTCTCCTGTTTACGACCCGGAGAGGCTGGGGATGAAGGTGGTGTCCTCTCCCCGGCATGCCGATGTTCTTCTTTACACCGGCCCCATGACCAGGGCCATGCGGCTGCCGGCCATACGGGCGTATCAAGCGGCACCCGATCCCAAAATCGTGGTAGCCTACGGCGCGTGTGGCTGTAGCGGCGGTATCTTTCACGACTGTTACAGTGTGTGGGGAGGGGCTGACAGCATTTTCCCTATAGATGTATATATTCCCGGTTGTCCTCCAACTCCGGCAGCGACGTTGTACGGCATGGCTATAGCCCTGGATTTACTCCAACAAAAGATTAAAGGAGAGCAGTTTGTAGAAAGGGAGGTTACCCGGGTTGTTCCGAGATACAAGGGAGTTTGCCCCGACCTGGCCAGAGACATCGAGCGGGAGGCCCGCCGTTTGAGCGGTTACCTGCATGGCCGGCGCATAGCCGCCCAATATCTCGAGTTCGTCAGGGAAGGAGACCCGCTGGCAGTCGACCGGAAGATCAAAGAGCTGATCAAGCAGGAGAAAGATCCGCGACTGGCCGAAATTTTTTTGAGCTTGCACAAAATTTATATGCAGAAGGTGGAGAGGGTAGGCCGTAATGCCGGGTAA
- a CDS encoding formate hydrogenlyase: MPGKVKFFKLCKRFVDEKDAPPEVKQLEYYALAIGHHIGVVDCLSPVMVMEEGDYFQWISKLPQGKARSKLESLARWG, translated from the coding sequence ATGCCGGGTAAGGTAAAATTCTTTAAGCTGTGCAAGAGGTTTGTGGACGAAAAAGACGCCCCGCCTGAGGTTAAGCAGCTGGAGTATTATGCCTTGGCCATTGGTCACCATATAGGAGTGGTTGATTGTTTGTCGCCCGTTATGGTTATGGAAGAGGGAGACTATTTTCAATGGATTAGCAAACTGCCCCAGGGAAAAGCCAGGAGCAAGCTGGAGAGCCTGGCAAGGTGGGG